CCTACAGTTATTTTACCACACATMACATTCTTAAGAAAGAGTAATTATATGGATTTGAAAGGTAAAGATTTAGATCTGGGTTCAACCKACTAAAGCGCGTTGTTGAAGACTGATACAAGAATATCAAACAAGTATGCCAATCTGTTCAATTAGTGAATTCATTCACAAATCCAGAAGGATTTAGATTCATTTTGATCTTTACTGACAAGCAACAAGATAAMAGTTACTTGTTACAGCATGGTGGATGTTTGATGTTTATTTTGTGTGCCCTCTCWCAttgatcctctctcctccttccttctcaggGAAAGATGGCTCGGGATATGTCAGACATTGACATCCTTAAGATGGAGCTGGAACAGCTGAAGAAAGAAGTCTCGACACCCAGGGAGCCTGTACGTAAAATCAATGGGTCCATAAAGAGAAGCTCTGTGGCATTACAAACGCATCACTGTGCACTGATACAGTCCCATTGAACTGAATTAGAATGCTCCTATTGACCCTTCTCCGTTTCTCTTAGGTGTCCAAGACATCCAAGGAAACCATGGACTGGTGCGAGGCTGCGTCTGGTACCGACCTCCTGATAACAGGAGTACCAGATGATAAGAACCCCTATAAGCCTGAGAAGGGAGGCTGCATAATCACCTAGACAAACAGCCCCAGGCGGGACAGAGGGGAAAAACATKATGTTGTACTCACATAGGAACACATGGCAAACTTATTGCAGCTATGTATCACWCTTTACAGTGCTGAAAAGGCTGAAACTGGAGAGAAAAAATCTGAGAGACGTTCACTAGGTTAGCCAGTTTAGGACAGCACATCATGTCACACTGACTAGGCTACACAAGGTCACCAGAGGTCACTGGGAGCTGAGGAGGAGATTTATCCCGGGACGATTCAGGGGATTAGAGGGATCACTTGGTTACAATGGTGTCCTTCCTTTCTCCTTGATGACCTATGACCCTATCCTCCTCACCTGTCAGTTGCCTCTGGCGGTTATAGAGCTTCCAAACAGGCTCTGGAATGTTCCAATTGCACCCACCACTGACTGGCTTTTGATTTGCTTGTAAATAAAGTGTACCCAGTACAGCAGTTTCTTTGACGTCTTTCAGTTCTCTCTGTGACTTCTTTCTTGTTTTGCACCTCATATGAACACGGATCCTCTCATGCTGCACGTATCCCTTGATTCAATCAAGTTGTAATGTACGTTTTAGAAATCAACATTTGTATCAGAAGGTGGGTTGATGTGTGATATATATCACTGTGAGCTGATACAGACCCATTGAACTAGAACGTTGAAGAATTCAAACTCTTTTtcagtcacactttatttggatagtcccataCTGATGATCTACAGATTGgcatactatcaacaaacaatCTCTTGATATCCAACAGCTTGCTAAGGTTCCAGTTAAGGTTTgaataagggtaagggttaaggttagggtaacaGTTAcctttagggttaggataaaggttaaggttagtagatagttagttgaaatgctGAAAGTGTGAGGGATTAGCCGGATCAAGTGTGCCGACTGCGCCCTCTCCTGGAGGTG
This genomic interval from Salvelinus sp. IW2-2015 unplaced genomic scaffold, ASM291031v2 Un_scaffold16537, whole genome shotgun sequence contains the following:
- the LOC112080858 gene encoding guanine nucleotide-binding protein G(I)/G(S)/G(O) subunit gamma-T2-like, whose translation is MARDMSDIDILKMELEQLKKEVSTPREPVSKTSKETMDWCEAASGTDLLITGVPDDKNPYKPEKGGCIIT